The region CCTACGTCGGCACCCGCAAGGTCTTCGAGGCCGCCGGCTTCGAGCTGGCCATGCGCACCGAGGCGACCTCGGCCGGCTTCCCCCGCGTGATCATGCGTCGCAACGCCTGACCCGAGCCGACCCGAGCCGGCCAGACCTGACGGCGGACAGCGCGCCGACTCGCCCGACCGCCGCACCGCTTGCTACCTTTAGTCGCGTAATTCACTGCATTAATGGGACGGAGTGGTCATGGCGCCGATGGGGACGAACGAGGGCGACTGTCGGGTCGTGGTGGTCGGTGCGGGCGCCGGCGGCACGCTGGTCGCGACGCACCTGGTGACCGCGCTCTCCTCCCGGTTCCGCGTCGAGCTGGTCGACCCGGCTCCCACCACCGGGCGCGGCCAGGCCTACTCCACCACCGACGAGCGCCACCTCCTCAACGTCCCGGCCTCCGGCATGAGCGCCTTCCCGCGCGACCCGGAGCACTTCCTGCGGTGGCTGCGCAACCACCACGACCCGAAGTTCCAGCCCCACGACTTCGCGCCGCGTGCCGTCTTCGGTCGCTACATCGAGAGCCTGCTGACCACCGCGACGGAGTTCCCCGGCAATGCCCGGCTCGTACGCCGTCGCGCCGAGGTGGTCGACATCGCCGGGTCCGGCAGCGGCTTCGTCGTCGACCTCTCCGACGGCGAGCGGCTCGAGGCCCGCGCCGTCGTGCTCGCCACCAGCAGCCGTCCCGGGACCGCGTGGGCGCCCGCCGAGCTCGCCGCGGACGCGCGGCTCATCGCCGACCCCTGGACCCAGCCGATCCCCGAGGTGGGCGACGTGCTGATGCTCGGCTCCGGCCTGACGATGGTCGACCTGGCGATCAGCGCCGACCGGCCCGACCGCACGGTCCACGTGGTCTCGCGCACCGACGCCGTGCCGCAGCCGCACGTGCTCCCCACCACTCCCCCGGTGCCGCCGCCGCCGGGCATCACCCGCACGCAGGGACTCGACGCCCTGCGCGCCACGCTCGACGCCCACGTCGAGGAGACCGTCGACACGACCGGCGACTGGCGCGCGGCCATCGACGGCCTGCGCCCGGTCACGGCGCAGGTCTGGCGCGGGCTCTCCGACGCCGACAAGCGCCGCTTCATCGGCGAGGACGCCCGCCGCTGGGACGTCCACCGCCACCGGATGGCCCCGGCCACCGCACGCCGCTTCGACGCGATCGGGGACGCCGGCCGGATGCGGCGCCACCGCGGCACCATCGCCGGCGTGCGCGCCGACGCCAGCGCCCTGCAGGTGACGCTCGACGACGGCACCACCCTGCGCGTCGCCGCCGTCGTCAACTGCACCGGGCCGTCCGGCTCGATCGCCACCGACCCGCTGCTCTCCCGCCTGGCGCAGACCGGGCTGGTCCGGCCCGGCCCGGCCGGGCTCGGCATCGACACCACCGACGACGGCCGGATCCTCGGCACGCTCCCCGACACCGTGCCGTTCCTGGCCGTCGGGTCGCTGCGCAAGGGCAACCTGTGGGAGTCCACGGCGATGCCCGAGATCCGCGAGCAGGCCTACGACGTCGCGCGGGTGGTGAGCCGCTCGATGCATGGCGAGTCCCGGCGCCGCCCGGTCGACCCCTACGGCCTCACGCTCTCCACCGGCACCGACGCCGCCGACCGCTACAACGCCGCCCTCGGCCGGCTCCTGCGCCTCCAGGGCGGGGTCGAGGAGGGCCTCGCCGAGGCCGTCGCCGCCGACGAGGGCTTCGTCCAGGCCCACGCCGCACTCGCGCTGCTGGGCCACGAGTGGGGCACCAACACGCACTGGGCGGCCTCGCTGCGAGCCGCGCACCGGGCCGCGGCCGAGCGCCACCTCGACGACCGCGAGAGCTCGTTCCTCGACGCGGTGACCACCCGCCTGCGCTCCGACGAGGCCACCGGTGCGGCCGCTCTGCTGCGCCACGTCCGGCTGTTCCCGCGCGACGCGCTCGCCGTCAGCGTCGCCGTGCCCACGGTCGCCTTCGGCGGCCTCACGAGCGGCTCGCAGACGGGCGAGCTCGTCGAGTCGCTGGGCCGCTCCTACGGCGACGACTGGTGGTACGCCGGCCAGCTGGCGTTCGTCCGCCAGGACCAGGAGCGCTGGTCCGAGGCCGAGGAGCTGTCGTCGTACGCCCTCTCCGTCGAGCCCGCCTCCGGCCACGCCGTGCACGCCCGCGCCCACGTCTTCTACGAGACCGGCGACCACACCGCCGGACTGGCCTGGTTGGACGAGTGGATCCGCACCCGCGGCCCCGAGGCCAACCACCGCTCGCACTTCTCGTGGCACGCCGCCCTGCACGAGCTCATGCAGGACGACGTGGAGGCCGTACGCCGTCGCTGGCGCCGCGAGCTCGCGCCGTCGGTCGTCAGCGGCAGCCGGGTCGTGGTCGACAGCGGCGCCCTCCTGTGGCGCGGGCGCGTCACCGGCGCCTGGACCGAGGACCTTCCCGTCAGCGAGGTCCGCGAGCAGGCGCCCGCCGAGTGGCTGAGCGCCCCGACCACGCCGTTCGCGGCGATGCACAGCGCCGTCCTGCTCGCCGCCGACGGCGACGGCGCCGGGCTCACCGCGCTCGCCGCGCAGTCGGCGCAGAGCCAGGACGCCGTCTTCCGCGACATCGTGGCACCGCTGTGCCGCGGGCTCGAGCAGGTCGTCGAGGAGCGCTGGAACGCCGCCTCCGCCACCCTCACCGACGTCGTCCGCACGATGGCTCCCCTCGGCGGCAGCAAGGCCCAGCGCGAGGTCGTCGAGGACACGCTCGTCCACGCCCTCGCCATGGCCGGGCGCAACGCCGAGGCCGCGGCACTCCTCGACGAGCGCCTCAGCCGCCGGTCCTCGGCGCTCGACGCCCGCCGTCGGGCCGCCGTCGCCGGGACCCTCACCCGGTCGTGACCGGCACGTCGTCCGGATCGGTGGTCGGATCGGTGTTCGGGTCGGCGTTCAGCTCGGTCGCCTTCACCACGCTGGTGACGCTCGCGATCGTCGAGCTGCACACGGAGCTGGTCGCCGGGGCGGCCGCGTTCCTGGCCGCGTGGTGGCTGCTGCGCGAGGACGCTGCCTGAGGTCTCGGCCTATCCTCGGACCGTGCACAGGATCTTCACCACCAGCGTCGCCTCGGTCTACCCGCACTACGTGACCAAGGTGGAGAAGAAGGGCCGCACCCGCGCGGAGCTCGACGAGGTCATCGCGTGGCTCACCGGCTACGACGACGCGACGCTCCGGGCGCACCTCGAGCAGGAGACGACCTTCCAGGACTTCTTCGCCGACGCGACCCTCAATCCCCACGTCGACCAGATCACCGGCTCGGTGTGCGGGGTGAAGGTGCAGGAGGTCGAGGACCCGCTCATGCGGCAGATCCGCTACCTCGACAAGCTGGTCGACGAGCTCGCCAAGGGCCGGCCGATGGTCAAGGTGCTGCGCGGCTGAGCGCTCACTCCTCGCCACGCTGCCCGCGCAGCCAGGTGATCGGGTCGCCCTCGTCGACCGTGACGCCGTGGCGGCGGAGGACGTGCCGTGCGACCTGCCGGCGGGCGGCGGCGTACGTCACCACGTGGGCGAAGACGCTGCCCATCACGAAGCTCTCGGGCGGGTCGCACAACGCGTCGACCAGCCGGTCGTCCCACGCCCCGCGGGCGTCGAGGTCGCGCACGGTGGCGAGCCAGCGCGGTGCGACGGCGTCGTGACGCTCGAGCAGCTCGATCGCGCCGCGCCCGCCCCCGGTGGGGAGCTCCTCCCCCGCGATCGCGGCGAGCCAGATCTCCTTGGACGCCACCAGGTGCTCGAGCAGCTGGCCGAGCGACTCGTCGGGCCCGTCGAAGCCGAGCACCGCGAGGCCCTCGACCACCGGGGCGTCGTACGCCGACCCCGGCACGCCCTTCGCGAGGTCGATCAGGTGCCGGGTGTCGTCCAGGTCGTGGCGGACGAGGTGCTCGGTGATCGGGTTCATGGCCTGCTCCGTGGAGGTGACCCACAACGACATGGGTGGGTGGAAGTGGATGCCGTTGGGCGCGGGCAGCCAGTGCCCGGCCGCGGGGGTGCTCGGCGGGTGCCCGAACGCCCGGGCGTAGGCCCGCGCGAAGCCCTCGACCGACTCGTAGCCGGACTCGAACGCCGCGTCGGTGACGCTCGCGCCCTCGGAGAGACGCCACGCGGCCCGCTCCAGCTGGACCCGCCGGCGCAGGGCGACCGGCGGCTCGCCGGTCCCGCTCCGGACCCGGCGGTTGAAGTGGTGGGGCGAGGAGAACGCGCCCCCGGCCATGTCGGCCAGGGTGGCGTGCTCCTCGTCGAGGACGGCGTCGAGCAGCTCGCGGAGGCGGTCGCGTCCGGGCTCGCTCATGGAGCCCAGTCTGCGACACCGGCGGGCTCGGCCACCCGACCGGAATTGCGCAACGACCCCGAGGGGGTCAGGGCACCTCGAAGCGGACCGTCTTCACGGGGTTGTCGAACTCGCTCGTGCGCAGCGAGACCTGGACCTCCCAGGTGCCGTTGGTCGGCAGCACCAGGTCACCGGCGTAGATCCCCGGCCCGAGGTTGGTCAGGGCCACCTCCCCGAGGTCCACGTCGGTCGCGGACAGGCTCAGGCGTGGCGACTCGTAGCCCTCGGTGGGCCGTCCGTCGTCGTCGGTCAGCGTGATCGTGATCGTCGTGGGGCCCACCGCGAGCGGATCGAGGGTGACGTCGGCGGAGATGGCGTCGAGCTCGACCACCTGGTCCGCGCTCTGCCCCTCCCCGGAGGGCGAGGTGACCGCGACGTCGGGCTCGGGGCTGCGGTCGACGAGGAAGCCGGTGACCAGGAGCACCGCGACCAGCACGCCGGCCTCCGCGAGCGTCGTACGCACCAGGATCGACGCAGCCCCCCGGCGCTCGTCACGCGCCGTCGCCGACGCCAGGCCCGGCAGGAGCGCGAACCGGTTCCACGCGGCGACCACGATGGCGACGAGCACGATGAGCACCTTCACGAGGAGGAAGCTGCCGTAGCCCGTCTCGAGCAGCGCGCTCCACGACCCGGCCACCCGCCACGCCGTGAACGTCCCCGTGACGACCAGCAGCGCCAGGACCGCCGACGCCCAGGTCGAGAAGCGGGCGAGCACGCGCGCGCCCGCGTCGTCGCGGTCCGCGAGGTCGCGCAGCACGAGCCCGATCGCCAGCAGCCCACCCAGCCAGAGCGCGCCGGCCACGAGGTGGAGCACGTCGACGGCGATCACCAGCGCCTCGGGCGTCGTCGCGCGCGTGTGCCCGGTGAGCGACGGCGCGGCGAGCGCCACGGCGCACCCGGCGAGCACCAGCCCGGAACGCGTCCGGTCGGGAGCCGACGTCGGCAGACCCACCACGGCGAGACCGAGGCCGGCCGTGACGGCGGCGGGCACGACGTACTCCCAGGCCGAGAGCGCCGACCAGGTCGACCCCTCGCCGAGCGCCGAGGCCGGCAGGCCGAGCTGGTAGAGCGCCACCATCGGCACGGCGAGCCAGAACGCGACCGCTGCCACCACGGCGGCGATGCGGGCTGCGGTGCGCAGCCGACGGCGGCTGCCGTCGTCGGCCGGCTCGCGCGGCAGGAAGAGGACGGAGAAGGCCGCGAGGCCCGCCGCGGCGAGCAGGCCGAGGTAGCCCAGCCACCGGACCACGCTGAGCAGGAAGGGGGCGTCCGTCCCGGCGTCGGCGCTCGTCTCGGGTACGTCGACCACGGCGCTCGGCTCGCCGACCGAGAACGACAGCGAGCCGCCGATCGGGTGGCCGTCGGCGGAGACGAGTCGCCAGACGACGACGAGGGTGCCCTCGCCGACGTCGTCCTCGAGCTCCACGACGAGCTCGGCCTCGCGCACGGTCGCGGTCGACGCGACCACGGCGCCCGTGGCGTCGAAGACCTGGATGCCGGCGGGCACCCCGATCACCGACTCGTTGAAGGTGAAGGTGACCTGGTCGGGGGCGGCGTCGAGGACGGCGCCCTCGGCCGGGTCGGTGCTCACCAGTGTCGCGTGGGCGGACGCGGGCGCTGCCGACCCGAGCACGAGGAGCGAGGTGAGCGGGAGCAGGAGCGCCACGAGCAGCAGGGGCACGACGCGCCGGCTCCTCGAGCGGCGACCCGGTCGGCGTCCCGGCCCCGGTCGCGGGTGGGCGTCGGTCATGCTCGGCGTCGACGCATCACGAGGACGGCGCCGCTGGCCAGGCACCCGGCGGCGAGGACACCGACGGCGCCGTAGGCCATCAGGCGCCCGTCGCCGGGTCCGGCGGCGGCGGTCGGGGCGGACCCGTCGGAACCCTCGGACCCGTCGGCACCCGTCACCACGATCACCGGTGCCGGCATGTCGAGCTGCTCGCGGCTGGCGGCGTCCTCGGCGACCTCGGTCCAGGCGGACTCGCCCTCCTCGCACCGCTGGACGATCGGGAAGACCAGCTCGGCGCCCGGCTCGTCGGGCAGCCGCACCGAGAAGGCCACCTCGTCGCGCAGGGCGTCGGGCAGCGGGTCGTCGGTGCGGAAGGTGATCGACTCCCCCGCGGCCTCGGCGACCCAGCGGTCGGTGCTCGACGCGGTCAGCTCGCTGACCCCGGCCGGCATCCGCACGGCGAGCTCCGTCGTCGCCGACCCCGCGCAGCCGTGCGGGACCTCGAGGCGCACCAGCGCGGTCGCTCCGGCGGCGGTGGTGGACGCGGAGATCGTGACGTGCGCGGCCGCTGGCCCACCTGCCAGCAGGAGGATCGCGCTCACCAGGGCACCCGACACGGCCGCACGCAGCGTCGCGCGGGTGCGGTTCATGGAGTTCTCCTGGAGGGCTGGGGTGACCGTGCTCACACAACCAGCCCGTAGAACTGTTGTCAAGGATGTGAACTGCCACTACCGTGATTCACGTCACTGAAGTGAAGTCCCACGTGTGAACGAGCACGTCGAATCCCCGAAGGGAACACCCATGCCCAACATCACCGTCGAGCTGCTCAAGGGGCGCTCGGTCGACCAGCGCCGCGAGTTCGCCAAGGCCGTCGCGGACAGCGCCGTGGAGATCCTCGGCGCCCGCCGCCAGGACGTCCGCATGGTGTTCAGCGAGATCACCCCGGACATCGTGGCCAACGGTGGCGTCCTGGCCAGCGAGGACGACAGCCGCGCCGGCGTCGTCGCTGCCCTCGCCGACGACTGAGTCCGACCGCACCACCGCGCCCACGCACGACCCGGGCGCCGCAGCACCGCAACGGGACGGGCCCCGGAGGATCTCTCCTCCGGGGCCCGTCCCGTTCTCGTTGCCTAGCGCTTGCGGACCTTGATCCTCAGCTGCTCGCTGGTGGACTCCGCGGCCGCGCTGCCCGCGTAGGTCACGGTCAGCCTGATCCGCTTGCCCTTCGCCTTCGGCAGCTGGATGAAGACGCGACCGTCCTTCAGCGTCCCGGAGAGCGTCTTGCCCCCCGCGATCGTGAAGTCCACGTCACCGGTGACCGCCACGCCGTCAGGTGCCTCGAGGGAGACCCTGATCGTGGCGCGGTTGCCCTTCTTCACCTTCGACGGCGCCTTGACCGTCATCTCGGGCACGACCTTCGCGACCACGACCGACACCGTCGAGGACGACGGCTTGTGGCCGGCGTCGCCGAGGTAGCGCAGCGTGAGGGCGTAGGTCCCGGGCAGCAGGCCCTTGGCCGCGAGCTCGAGCCTGGCCTGGCCCGAGGCGAGCGTGCCGGTGCCCACCACGTCGGTGCCGCTGACCAGCTCGACCTTGCCCGTGGCCGTCGCCGGGGCGACGCTGACCACGAGGTTGCCGGCCTGGCCGTAGGTGTACGACGCCGAGGCGCCTGCCACCGCGGAGTTGACCGGACCGGTCTCGCCACCGTTGCCGCCACCGTTGCCGCCGCCGTTGCCCGTGGGCTTGACGGTGATCGTGACCGTCGCCGGTGTCGAGGCGACCTTGCCGTCGTTGGCGACGTAGGTGAACGTGTCCTTGCCCACGAAGCCCGCGTCGGGGGTGTAGGTGAAGGAGCCGTTCGCCCGCACCTCGACCGTGCCGTTGATCGGCTGGGTCGCACCACCGGCGGTGAGCACGTCACCGTCGGCGTCGGTGTCGTTGCCGAGGACGCCTGGCGCCGCCAGGGTCAGCGGCTCACCGGAGATGGTGCTGAACGCGTCGTCCACCGCCACCGGGGCCCGGTTGGGCGTCTGGGGCTGGCCCGTCACCGTGATGGTCACCGTCGTGGCCGCCGACTTCGACGTCCCGTCGTTGGCCCGGTAGGTGAAGGTGTCCGTCCCCGTGAAGCCCGCGTCGGGCTTGTAGGTGAACGAGCCGTTGGCGGACATCACGACCACACCGCTGGCGGGCTGCACCACGTCACCGGCCGTGAGGGTCGCGCCCTCGGCGTCGGTGTCGTTGGCCAGGACGCCGGGCGCGGGAACCGTGAGGGTCTCCCCCGCCGTGGCGGCGTAGGCGTCGGGCGCACCGACCGGCGAGGCGTTCGACGTGGCCGAGAAGATCGCCTGGACCTCCTGCTCGCTCAGCTCGTAGCCGTAGATGCGGAAGTCGTCGACCCGCTCGGTGGGACGCGGGTCGTTCCAGCTGCCGTTGCCGATGAAGTTGGCGGTGGTGCCGCCGTCGGCGATGTCACCGATGGTGACCGGGATGTTGTCCCGGGTGCCGCCGGCCTGCAGGACACCGTTGAAGTAGATCTTCACCGTCGTCCCGGTTCCCGTGGGCGACTTGCCCAGGGTCACCGCGACGTGCGTCCACTGGTTCAGCGGCAGGTCCGTGTTGCCCGTGAGCTGGGTGCGGTACTGCTCGCCGTTGTTCATGCGCAGCGTGGCGGCGAAGCCCCGGGTCCCGTTCTCCGTCCTGGACTGCAGGAGCAGGAACTCCGTCGTGTCCTTGCCGATCTGGACGTGGGTGGTCCAGTTGGGCAGGGCGGTGGGACGGATCCAGGTGGAGATCGTCGCGTCCGTGGCCATGCCGAACGTGACGTCGTTCGGCAGCTGGACGTGACCGCCACCCGGGAGGTTGACGGCGTTGCCGTACTTGCCCTCCGTGCTCCAGGCGGCGTTGCCCGTGAGCGTGGCGTTGCCGATGGCCGGGTCGGATCCCGAGTTGGCCGCCGTGGTGCCGGTTCCCTCGTCGAACTTGTAGTGGACGGGGATGCCCTCACCCACCGGCGGACGGGCCACCGTGTGCTGGACCGTGCCGGTCGAGTCGCGCCAACCGGCGGCCGCGGTGAAGCGGACCTCGATGGTGTGGGCACGGGGGGTCAGCGTGACGGCCGGGAAGGAGACCTGGCCGTTGGTGACCGTGGCCTGGCTGCCGACGCTCTCGCCGTCGACCCACAGGTCGGCGACACCGGTCGGGTTCGCGTTGGCCGAGTCCTTGACCGTCGCCGACACCGTGATGGGGGTGTTGAACGGCGACGGGGAGGCCGGCGTGACGCTGACCGTCGTGGTGGTGTTGAGCGCCGTGCCGTCGGCGTACATCCCGGCGACGTCGGCGTCGGACAGGGCCGAGGTGTAGAGGCGCACGTCGTCCATCAGGCCGTTGTAGGCCGGGTCCGGATAGCCGTTGCGGCCGAGCCAGTTGTTCGTCGTGGGACCGATGTCGGTCATGGTGAGCGTCAGGTTGTTGTTCGTGGCGACCTTCGCGCCGTTGAGGTAGAGCGATCCGACGGCACCCTGGCGCGTGAACACGACGTGGTTCCACTGACCGGCCACGACGTCCTTGGTCGGGGTCGCGTAGACGCGCTCCTGGACGTTGCTGCCCTTCTTCTTGAACGTCGCAGCCAGGCCGGTGTTGCCGCTCGCCTGGGTCTGCATCTGGATCTGGAAGAAGCTGCCGGCGTCGCCGAGCCCGTCGCCGATGTGGAACATGCCGATCCAGTTGCCCTTCTCGTCCGGGCGCGCCCAGAACGAGGTGGTGAAGTTCGCCTCGTTCTGCAGCAGGTTGTCCGGAAGGTCCACGGCGTTGGCGTTGGTGCCGCCCAGCAGGTCGACCGACTTGCCGGTGACGCCGCTCGTGCTCCAGGTGGTGCTGCCCGTCAGCACGGCGTCACCGACGGTGGTGTCGGAGCCCGTGTTGGCGGCGGTGGTGCCGGTGCCCTCGTCGAACTGGTACGACACCTGGGCGTCGGCGACCCCGAGGCCCGTGCCCACGACGACGAGGTCGTCGAGGACGAGGCCGGCGGCACCGCTGCCGGTGATCGTCAGGTCCTGCTGCCGCCTGGTGGCGACGAAGGTCCCGGCGAAGGTCTCGAACGCGGCGGTGGAGGCCGTCGTGCTCGTCAGGGCCTGCGAGAGGTTGGCGACAGCCAGGGTCGCCGTGCCCGGCGCAGTGCCGGCCGTGCGGCTGTCACGGGCGTAGCGCACCGACACGCGGTACTCCTTGCCCACGTCCAGTCCCTTGATGGTGCGGGTCAGCTTGCCGGCCGTGCCCACCGCGAGGTGGTAGCCGGTGCCACCGAGGCCGCCCATGCTGCCGCCGCTGGCGCGCGTGAGCCGGACCTCGTTGTCGACCTTCCAGGGCGACATCCGGCCGTTGCCGGGAGCCACCACGACGTCGTCGGTCGAGTAGCCACCCGACAGGTACGACGCCGGGATCCGCGGGTACTCGAACTGGTCGACCACCGTGGGGGCCGGCTTGTTCATCTTCACCGTCGGGTCGATCTGGACGATGTTGGCGACCGACGGCGTGCCGTTGCTCCACACGAAGACCATGTAGGCGCCGGGAGGCGCGAAGTTGGCGTTCGTCGGGGAGGTGATGTTGACGGTGTTGCCGCTGGTCGTGAAGGCCAGGTCCTGGAAGTTCTGGTCGTTGTTGAAGCCGTGGGTGACCGAACCGTTGCGGACCAGGGTGACCCGGTCGACCGTCTTGTCGGACGTCAGCGAGAACGAGCCGTTGTATGCGATCCGCTTCGGGGCGTTGGTGACCACCGGACGCACGGCCGGGGTGTTGCCGTCGAAGAGGTAGGCCGGGGAGTAGTACTCGACGTCGGTGTAGTTGTGCGGGCCGGGAGCACCGCCACCACCGATCATGATCCGGCCGTCGGGCAGGAGCAGCGCGGTCGAGTGGTAGAGCCGGGCGTGCTCGTAGGGGATCTTGACCTCGGTCCACTGCGAGCCGCTGGGAGCGTCCGGGTTCCAGATCTCGGCGTTGGTGACGTAGCCGGACTGGCCGTTGTTGTCGCGCGAGCCACCGGTGACGATGACCTTGCCGTCGGGCATGACCGTCGAGGACGCCCAGTGGCGGGCGTACTTCATCGGGTCGGTCGCGGCGACCACCGGGCTGGCGGTGCCACCCGAGATGTCGACGGTGAAGCCGGCGCGGGCGCCGGCGGGGCCGCCGCCGTTGGCCCACCAGCCGCCACCGACCTGCAGGATCTTGCCCGGGCGGTACATCGTCGCGGTCGACGTGGCGCCGACCGGGTTGCCCAGGGTGCCCTGGTTGCCGCTGCCGTTGCCCAGGGTGCCGCGCATGGTGACCGCACCGTTGCCGGACGGGTCGAGCTCGAACATCTGGGTGCCGGTGATGGTGAAGACGTTGCCGTTGGTGGGGGCGACGAAGGCGCGCGGGTACCACCAGCGGTTCTCGTCCTGCGGCGCGTTGGCGCCGTCACCGTAGGCCTGGGCGCTGGTGGCGCCGGTGAGCAGCTTCCACGAGTTGCCCTGCGAGGGGTCGTAGATCTCGGGCGTCTGGACACCGGGGCCGCCGGGGCCGCCGCGCAGCGAGCCGCCCTGGACCACGATGGAACCGCTGGGCAGCGTCGTACCGGTGGGGTACCAGCGCGGGTAGTTCATCGGCGCCTCGTTCTTGAGGCCCGCACCCGAGGAGTAGCTGGTGACACCGATGGCGGCGTCGTTCGGGGCGTTGCCGCCGAGGCTGTCGTCACCACCGACGGTGAAGGTCGAGCGGCGGTGCGGCATCTGCACCTGCATCGAGCAGAAGAGGTCGGTGTAGGTCGCGTTGGGCACCACGCCGGAGACGAGGTTGGCCAGCGTCCGCGGGATCTTCGGGTCCCACACGTCGATCTGGGTCTGGCCACCCTGGCTCACGCAGTCGTTGCCGCTGTAGTCGTAGGGGTTGGCGTCGGTGCAGCCCGTGCTGACGGAGCCGAAGGACTGGACCTTGCCGTCGGAGGTGAGGGCGGCGTTGATCGGCATGACGGGCCACGGGGTGACCGCGCTCATCTCGCCCTGCTGGTCCTTCTGCGGCGGCGAGCAGTCGGCCGCGAGCAGGCCGGCCGAGTAGGCCATGCCGTAGCGCAGCTGGCTGCGCACGAAGTCGTCGGCGCGGTTGTCGTCGGCGTTGCCGTCGTCACCGGAGGTCCACGTCGTCGCGTGGTGCCCGAGCGAGGAGTACCACGACCGGCCGGAGTCGATCTTCTGGCACCACGTGACGGGGTGCGAGGTGCCCTCCTCGCCGATGCGCCCGCCGCTGTACGTCGACTCGTCGACGGTGACCAGCGTCTTGACGTTCTGGGTCGGGTTGACGTCCCACTCGTACCACTCGTCGGTGTAGGACAGCGGTGACTCGAGGCCCTGCGTGAGCGGGCTGGCCGCGTCGGAGACCGAGATGGTGCCCCGGTAGCCGCCCGCCGGCTCGGGGTGGCCGGTGGCGGCCGCGCCGACGAGGCGGCGGTAGAAGGGGTTCACGTCGTGCTCGGTCTGGTCGGGCGACCACGCGGTGTAGTGGATGCCGACGAAGCCGCCGCCGCCGCGGATGTAGGACTCGAGCGCGGTGCGCTGGTCGGTGTTGAACAGCACGCCGGCGGTGTGGGCGAAGACCAGGAGGTCCTTGCTCGCCAGGTTCTCGGGCGTGAAGGCGGAGGCGCTGGTCGTCTCCTGGATGTCGGCGACGGCAGCGCTCTGGCCGTTGTTGTCGAGGCCGTACTGCGAGGCCAGCGCGTTGGCCATCTCGCGCACGGCGGCGCGCGTGTTGGCCACGGAGCCGTGCACGCCGTCACCGCTGCTGAACAGCAGGACGCGCAGCACGTCGTCGTCGCCGGGAGCGGCTGCGGCGACGGGCGCGGCGGTGACCGCGGACAGCGGCAGGGCCACCGCGGTGGCGGCCGCGATGGCCACGAGGTGCTTCAGCGCGCGACCGGATCCTCTGGTCTGGCGTCCTGACGGGCGCCGGCTGGCTGATCTGGAGAACAGGTTCATCAACGATTCCCTAGGGCTCGGCGGGGCGGAGCTCGATGGGCGGCGGGTGCGGGCAGCGCTCACGGAGTCACGAGGGTGGAGACAGGCTGAACGTATGACGGCCGTCACACAGAGTCAAGAACTCTGTCCAGAATTGTGAACTCTTTGCTAATTGCGTTCAGATACATGAAAACAGGCCTGGGCGGCCGATCCCCCGCACGGGGTCGACCACCCAGACCTGGTCCGGGGGGTGTGCTGCTCGGGGCAGCGTCAGGGTGTGCTCACCGGCGTACGCGCGCGCTGCCGCCGCCGGCGAGCGCACGGACCTCCGCCGCCGTCGCCATGGACGTGTCGCCGGGCGTGGTCATCGCCAGCGCGCCGTGGGCGGCGCCGAGCTCGAGGCACTGCTGGAGGGGCTCGCCCTCGAGCAGGCCGTAGACGAGGCCGGAGGCGAAGCCGTCGCCGCCGCCGACCCGGTCGAAGATGCCCAGGTGGTCACGCGGGGTGGAGGCGAGCACGCCCGTCTCCGGGGACCACGCGATGGCCTGCCAGTCGTTGTCGCTGGCCGAGTGGACCGTGCGCAGCGTCGTGGCGATCACCTTGAACCACGGCATCTTCTCCGCGACCGTGCCGACCATCGCCTCGAAGCTGTCCATCGGCAGCGAGCTCAGGTTCTCGTCGACGTGGGCGACCTCGAAGCCGAGAGCGGCGGTGAAGTCCTCCTCGTTGCCGATCATCACGTCGACGTGCCCGGCGAGCCGGGTGTTGACGTCACGGGCGAACTCCTGGCCACCGATCCCGGCCCACAGGCTGGGGCGGTAGTTGAGGTCGAAGGAGACGATCGTGCCGTGCTTCTGCGCAGCCGCCATCGCCTC is a window of Nocardioides oleivorans DNA encoding:
- a CDS encoding copper resistance CopC/CopD family protein, producing MPLLLVALLLPLTSLLVLGSAAPASAHATLVSTDPAEGAVLDAAPDQVTFTFNESVIGVPAGIQVFDATGAVVASTATVREAELVVELEDDVGEGTLVVVWRLVSADGHPIGGSLSFSVGEPSAVVDVPETSADAGTDAPFLLSVVRWLGYLGLLAAAGLAAFSVLFLPREPADDGSRRRLRTAARIAAVVAAVAFWLAVPMVALYQLGLPASALGEGSTWSALSAWEYVVPAAVTAGLGLAVVGLPTSAPDRTRSGLVLAGCAVALAAPSLTGHTRATTPEALVIAVDVLHLVAGALWLGGLLAIGLVLRDLADRDDAGARVLARFSTWASAVLALLVVTGTFTAWRVAGSWSALLETGYGSFLLVKVLIVLVAIVVAAWNRFALLPGLASATARDERRGAASILVRTTLAEAGVLVAVLLVTGFLVDRSPEPDVAVTSPSGEGQSADQVVELDAISADVTLDPLAVGPTTITITLTDDDGRPTEGYESPRLSLSATDVDLGEVALTNLGPGIYAGDLVLPTNGTWEVQVSLRTSEFDNPVKTVRFEVP
- a CDS encoding FAD/NAD(P)-binding protein, with protein sequence MAPMGTNEGDCRVVVVGAGAGGTLVATHLVTALSSRFRVELVDPAPTTGRGQAYSTTDERHLLNVPASGMSAFPRDPEHFLRWLRNHHDPKFQPHDFAPRAVFGRYIESLLTTATEFPGNARLVRRRAEVVDIAGSGSGFVVDLSDGERLEARAVVLATSSRPGTAWAPAELAADARLIADPWTQPIPEVGDVLMLGSGLTMVDLAISADRPDRTVHVVSRTDAVPQPHVLPTTPPVPPPPGITRTQGLDALRATLDAHVEETVDTTGDWRAAIDGLRPVTAQVWRGLSDADKRRFIGEDARRWDVHRHRMAPATARRFDAIGDAGRMRRHRGTIAGVRADASALQVTLDDGTTLRVAAVVNCTGPSGSIATDPLLSRLAQTGLVRPGPAGLGIDTTDDGRILGTLPDTVPFLAVGSLRKGNLWESTAMPEIREQAYDVARVVSRSMHGESRRRPVDPYGLTLSTGTDAADRYNAALGRLLRLQGGVEEGLAEAVAADEGFVQAHAALALLGHEWGTNTHWAASLRAAHRAAAERHLDDRESSFLDAVTTRLRSDEATGAAALLRHVRLFPRDALAVSVAVPTVAFGGLTSGSQTGELVESLGRSYGDDWWYAGQLAFVRQDQERWSEAEELSSYALSVEPASGHAVHARAHVFYETGDHTAGLAWLDEWIRTRGPEANHRSHFSWHAALHELMQDDVEAVRRRWRRELAPSVVSGSRVVVDSGALLWRGRVTGAWTEDLPVSEVREQAPAEWLSAPTTPFAAMHSAVLLAADGDGAGLTALAAQSAQSQDAVFRDIVAPLCRGLEQVVEERWNAASATLTDVVRTMAPLGGSKAQREVVEDTLVHALAMAGRNAEAAALLDERLSRRSSALDARRRAAVAGTLTRS
- a CDS encoding helix-turn-helix domain-containing protein, encoding MSEPGRDRLRELLDAVLDEEHATLADMAGGAFSSPHHFNRRVRSGTGEPPVALRRRVQLERAAWRLSEGASVTDAAFESGYESVEGFARAYARAFGHPPSTPAAGHWLPAPNGIHFHPPMSLWVTSTEQAMNPITEHLVRHDLDDTRHLIDLAKGVPGSAYDAPVVEGLAVLGFDGPDESLGQLLEHLVASKEIWLAAIAGEELPTGGGRGAIELLERHDAVAPRWLATVRDLDARGAWDDRLVDALCDPPESFVMGSVFAHVVTYAAARRQVARHVLRRHGVTVDEGDPITWLRGQRGEE
- a CDS encoding DUF2200 domain-containing protein, which codes for MHRIFTTSVASVYPHYVTKVEKKGRTRAELDEVIAWLTGYDDATLRAHLEQETTFQDFFADATLNPHVDQITGSVCGVKVQEVEDPLMRQIRYLDKLVDELAKGRPMVKVLRG